The Montipora capricornis isolate CH-2021 chromosome 3, ASM3666992v2, whole genome shotgun sequence genome window below encodes:
- the LOC138043263 gene encoding uncharacterized protein, which yields MHVVMNFFKGIVSICHSFRSTGQPGRIHGLDRCFQVVDRCTARRHRAAVTPVLAKAQISKFNQPHLGKQKPFKGIIEPLLGIIEPLWGIKKPDEGINKLHLGDIRRSATASESKTSVIARTCSKAVVHTPICLTTSSLLNSYYLHKCFSKPSLDITNTYSSILSIIFGRTFREMKNIVVALPPSCTSCPKEFRGHPKIVKKVKRRRDRAPSRLPKKIIRSMKKRRVRWKLKSILRKYIPKSSRLYGLVTDYKLWYVTYLHKSECFFSNFLTRKKQITSSCHDHKIRKSTNGTKKYCVSRMKLLTSGDIELNPGPVGSQTALSIGSTMLLNLRLGQLGLTPVDVGGEGDCFFRAVSHQLYGDPSHHLHVRQAGVRYLSNFPERFIESNTEHSWNEYINNMSMQGTWCDALIVQAVADCQNLTIHIIESHENFAGETLIEPHFITQQPPTTIYLGHLDELHYVSTAVMTCGSDALQNQHSTYMRSTEQGVPQNNSPKRKRSAYMRKYRKSAKTAKSLPCQITTCEKNIEDQSKSSQEMDTSEAIQAKAKKIENLILKFHGIVSHGPLYICSCCDQLWYKHSVSLAGKLINSNPAAKRYLHQRKSVNNQEWLCKTCRSYLVKNKVPSVALLNGMQFPVKPDFFDLNELECRLLAPRLAFQKLMQAPRGRQFKIHGNVVNVPAEVSDTVNMLPRLPSETGTIKVNLKRRLQYKSSALSLNVRPQKVVQAANWLIGNSSLYKQEGITLNQNWGTQCSDNSLIDDSNIEDQNQQLSKDVNKSGGTNIHTDTNCNEMFESEDEWSEDEAEIPAGVTDTMLTKTDFIEDNETRNILNVAPGEGNKPLSIFRDQHSEELAYPGIFLGQKRPENKDRLVKVHYSDICKSELRRSDRRAAMCVENIFFKAKKLQMKILLGKSQVALRKCKGNSRSLNAGQLKCEGAIERLIHLDEGFQFLRALRGSPPYFEKAKKDLFAMIRQLGPASLFCSFSSAETQWTHFLKILGQLVDDKEYSIAELENMNWDDKCRLIQSDPVTCARHFDYQISQFITNFLLNKAQPLGKISDWFYRVEYQQRGSPHIHMLI from the coding sequence atgcACGTTGTCATGAATTTCTTTAAAGGTATTGTGTCGATATGCCACAGCTTTCGAAGTACGGGTCAACCTGGCAGAATACATGGCTTGGACAGATGCTTTCAAGTTGTCGATCGATGCACAGCTCGGCGCCATAGAGCAGCAGTAACTCCAGTGCTTGCGAAGGCACAGATTTCAAAGTTTAATCAGCCCCATTTGGGGAAACAAAAGCCCTTTAAGGGAATTATTGAGCCCCTTTTGGGGATTATTGAGCCCCTTTGGGGAATTAAAAAGCCGGATGAGGGAATAAACAAGCTCCATTTGGGAGATATTCGCAGAAGCGCTACCGCGTCTGAGTCGAAAACATCTGTCATTGCCCGCACATGTTCGAAAGCTGTGGTTCACACACCAATTTGTTTAACAACTAGTAGTCTTCTCAATAGCTATTATTTACATAAATGTTTTAGCAAACCTAGCCTTGATATCACAAATACATATAGTAGTATCCtgagcataatttttggcagaactttccgtgaaatgaaaaacattgtcGTGGCCTTGCCGCCATCTTGTACATCTTGTCCAAAAGAATTTCGAGGTCATCCCAAAATAGTTAAAAAAGTGAAACGACGTAGAGACCGAGCGCCGTCCAGATTACCGAAAAAGATTATAAGGTCCATGAAAAAGAGAAGAGTTAGGTGGAAGCTAAAATCCATTCTCAGAAAATATATTCCTAAATCGTCTAGATTGTATGGCTTAGTTACTGACTATAAGTTATGGTATGTAACATATTTGCACAAATCGGAATGTTTTTTCAGTAACTTTTTAACACGTAAAAAACAAATAACTAGTTCTTGCCATGATCacaaaataagaaaatcaaCTAACGGTACCAAAAAATACTGTGTTTCAAGAATGAAGCTTTTGACATCTGGTGATATCGAATTAAATCCAGGCCCTGTGGGTAGTCAAACTGCATTATCAATTGGTTCCACTATGTTGTTAAACTTACGATTAGGTCAGCTTGGATTGACACCTGTTGATGTTGGTGGTGAAGGCGACTGTTTTTTTCGAGCAGTTTCTCATCAGCTATATGGTGATCCAAGTCATCACTTACATGTAAGACAAGCTGGTGTTCGATACCTTAGCAATTTTCCTGAACGTTTCATTGAAAGCAATACTGAACATTCGTGGAATGAATATATAAATAACATGTCAATGCAGGGTACATGGTGTGATGCGCTAATTGTACAAGCAGTTGCAGACTGTCAAAATTTAACAATTCATATTATAGAATCTCATGAAAATTTTGCTGGGGAAACTTTGATAGAGCCACATTTTATAACGCAACAGCCACCAACAACAATATATTTAGGTCATTTGGATGAATTACATTATGTATCAACAGCAGTTATGACATGTGGTTCTGATGCATTACAAAATCAACACAGTACATATATGAGATCGACAGAACAGGGTGTGCCACAAAACAACAGTCCAAAAAGAAAGCGTAGTGCCTACATGAGGAAATACAGGAAAAGCGCTAAGACTGCTAAAAGTCTTCCATGCCAAATAACAACTTGTgagaaaaatattgaagatcagAGTAAATCCAGTCAAGAAATGGATACATCAGAAGCAATCCAAGCAAAGGCAAAAAAGATagaaaatttaatattaaagtttCATGGCATTGTGTCTCATGGCCCATTATATATTTGTAGCTGTTGTGACCAGTTATGGTATAAACACAGTGTTTCTCTAGCTGGTAAACTTATCAATTCAAATCCTGCTGCTAAAAGATATTTACATCAAAGAAAAAGTGTCAACAACCAAGAGTGGTTGTGTAAAACATGCCGTAGCTACTTGGTAAAAAATAAAGTTCCATCTGTTGCTCTTCTAAATGGAATGCAGTTTCCAGTAAAACCAGATTTTTTTGACCTCAATGAACTAGAATGTAGACTTTTAGCTCCAAGACTTGCATTCCAAAAACTAATGCAAGCACCTAGAGGAAGGCAGTTCAAAATCCATGGGAATGTTGTAAATGTACCAGCTGAAGTCTCTGATACTGTCAATATGTTGCCAAGGCTACCCAGTGAAACTGGTACAATTAAGGTAAATTTAAAGAGAAGATTACAATACAAAAGTTCAGCATTGTCACTCAATGTAAGACCACAAAAAGTTGTTCAAGCAGCCAATTGGCTTATAGGTAACAGCAGCCTGTACAAACAAGAAGGAATAACACTAAATCAAAATTGGGGAACACAATGTAGTGACAATTCTTTAATAGATGACAGTAATATTGAAGATCAAAACCAGCAATTATCAAAAGATGTCAATAAAAGCGGAGGTACCAATATTCACACTGATACCAACTGTAATGAAATGTTTGAAAGTGAAGATGAGTGGAGTGAAGATGAAGCAGAAATTCCTGCTGGAGTTACTGACACAATGTTAACAAAGACTGATTTCATTGAAGATAATGAAACAAGGAACATTTTAAATGTTGCACCAGGTGAAGGAAACAAACCTCTGAGTATTTTCAGAGATCAGCATTCTGAGGAATTAGCATATCCTGGTATATTCCTTGGTCAAAAACGACCAGAAAATAAAGATAGACTTGTCAAAGTTCATTATAGTGATATTTGTAAATCAGAATTGAGAAGATCAGATAGAAGAGCTGCAATGTGtgttgaaaacatattttttaaagcCAAGAAACTTCAAATGAAAATTCTTCTGGGAAAATCACAAGTTGCCCTTAGAAAATGCAAAGGCAATAGCAGATCCTTAAATGCAGGGCAGCTTAAATGTGAAGGAGCAATAGAACGATTGATTCATCTTGATGAAGGATTTCAATTTCTTAGAGCACTGAGAGGGTCACCTCCATATtttgagaaagcaaaaaaagactTGTTTGCAATGATAAGACAATTAGGACCAGcttctttgttttgtagtttCTCTTCAGCAGAAACACAGTGGACTCATTTTCTTAAAATACTTGGTCAACTAGTTGATGACAAAGAATACAGTATTGCTGAGCTAGAAAATATGAACTGGGATGACAAATGCAGATTAATTCAAAGTGACCCAGTGACTTGTGCTAGACATTTTGATTATCAAATCAGTCAGTTTATaactaattttcttttaaataaagCTCAACCATTAGGCAAAATTTCTGACTGGTTCTACAGAGTAGAATATCAGCAGCGGGGCTCACCCCACATTCACATGCTTATATAG